Proteins from a genomic interval of Gemmatimonas sp.:
- the ybaK gene encoding Cys-tRNA(Pro) deacylase produces MTPAILFVRKAKIAHDVLSYEHDPAAESYGREAVDLLRLEPATVFKTLVADAEGVGLVCAVVPVLMMLDLKALAAAVGARRVRMADPAAAERATGYVVGGISPLGQKKQLPVVIDASALAFDRVYVSAGRRGLELSLAPMDLVKLSRGRTGPIARA; encoded by the coding sequence ATGACGCCCGCCATCCTGTTCGTGCGAAAAGCCAAGATCGCACACGACGTGCTCTCGTATGAGCACGACCCGGCCGCCGAGTCGTACGGGCGCGAAGCCGTGGATCTGCTGCGGCTCGAGCCCGCCACGGTGTTCAAGACGCTGGTGGCCGACGCCGAAGGCGTGGGACTGGTCTGCGCCGTGGTGCCGGTGCTGATGATGCTCGATCTCAAGGCGCTGGCCGCTGCCGTCGGCGCGCGCCGCGTCCGCATGGCCGACCCGGCCGCCGCCGAACGGGCCACCGGCTACGTGGTCGGTGGCATCAGTCCGTTGGGCCAAAAGAAGCAACTGCCAGTCGTGATCGACGCGAGTGCGCTCGCGTTCGATCGCGTGTACGTAAGCGCGGGCCGGCGCGGACTTGAACTCTCGTTGGCCCCGATGGACTTGGTGAAGCTGTCGCGTGGCCGCACGGGACCGATCGCGCGCGCGTAG
- a CDS encoding DUF4198 domain-containing protein → MPHRRKWIWVLVASLAATPLLAHDMFWRLSSYYVAPKTALTIPLLNGTFSKSENSIEWDRVADLSVAEPGQRRSLDSLSWSTAGDTSRLSYTTQATGTYVVGLSTKSRDFSLDAKAFNAYLADDGIPDILAARRRDGSLEKSAKERYSKHVKAIFQVGNARTLGWQAAFGYPAELVPLANPYEAKAGTTLRLRCLVDGKPVANQLVIVGGRRGPAGDVRLPPRSLRSDATGVVTVPLAAAGRWYVKFIHMTPVTDGVVDYESKWATLTFEVR, encoded by the coding sequence ATGCCGCATCGACGGAAATGGATTTGGGTGCTGGTGGCGTCACTCGCCGCGACGCCACTCCTGGCGCACGACATGTTCTGGCGTTTGTCCTCGTATTACGTAGCCCCAAAGACGGCGCTCACCATCCCGTTGCTCAATGGAACGTTCTCCAAGAGTGAGAACTCCATCGAGTGGGACCGTGTCGCGGATTTGAGCGTAGCGGAACCTGGCCAGCGTCGCTCGCTCGATAGCCTGTCCTGGAGTACGGCTGGCGACACGAGTCGATTGTCGTATACCACGCAGGCCACCGGCACCTACGTCGTTGGGCTCTCCACCAAATCGCGCGACTTCTCACTCGACGCGAAGGCCTTCAACGCCTATCTCGCGGACGACGGCATTCCGGATATTTTGGCCGCACGACGGCGCGACGGATCGCTGGAGAAATCCGCGAAAGAGCGCTACTCGAAGCACGTCAAAGCGATTTTCCAGGTGGGCAACGCTCGTACGTTGGGGTGGCAGGCCGCGTTCGGATATCCCGCCGAGCTCGTCCCGCTGGCAAACCCATACGAGGCGAAGGCGGGCACGACGCTGCGCTTGCGTTGTCTGGTCGACGGTAAACCCGTCGCCAACCAACTCGTCATCGTGGGCGGGCGCCGTGGACCGGCCGGAGATGTGCGCCTCCCACCGCGCAGCCTGCGAAGCGACGCAACAGGGGTGGTGACGGTTCCGCTCGCCGCAGCCGGGCGTTGGTACGTGAAGTTCATACATATGACGCCCGTGACCGATGGCGTGGTCGACTACGAATCGAAGTGGGCGACGCTCACCTTCGAAGTGCGCTGA